Below is a genomic region from Zea mays cultivar B73 chromosome 9, Zm-B73-REFERENCE-NAM-5.0, whole genome shotgun sequence.
CAAATATAAGAATGTGAGTATAAAGTTCCATAAATATTATGCGCTGGGTCTTTGAAGTTAATGTTATACCAAAGAAAGATATTAAGCACATGTATACAACCTCAAGGCTACACAAACAGGGTCTTGATCGCAAACCAATAGCCTTAGACAGTTTACTTAGGCAAGAAAGATATGATTATGTAACTGCCTATAGAGGAAGTTGTTCACTGGCTAAGTACTTTTGGCTCTGCCCAGAGCTATATTCAGCAAAGGCAACAAGTTCCAGATAAAAATACTTCTTTTGCTAAATGAGTAAGAAGTTGGGGTAatattttgtggcttaagttcttACATTGGTCAATCAAGGAGCAGATGTGACTGTTTCAGACACTCGCGCTAGTTTCTGTTTGATTGGATTGTTGGATCGGGATCCAAGCAACTAACCGTTGTGTCTGGCTGCTGATTTGTTAGGCTAAGAAGGACCTAACGGAGGTTACCCACAAGGTCTACTTCGATGTCGAGATTGACGGCAAGCCCGTAGGTTTGTTGCGCCACCCTCTCGCTTTCTCAATGTCAGATAGTCAGATCAGCACGCTACGGCGTACGATGGAGCAATAGGGCCACTTTAGATGTCTAGCTATTTGGTCTCTCTCACCAGTGCTTAGAAAATCTTCAGCAGCTTTCATAGGTCGGATTGTCATGGGGCTTTTTGGGAAGACTGTTCCTAAGACAGCAGGTATTATGAACTTATTGTTAACTATTCAAAACTATCTTCTCATGAGATAAGAGAAAACTAATGCCCCTACAACTTGTTTTTCCTATAGAGAACTTCCGAGCTCTTTGCACAGGTATGTTTTATGCTATTATTACCCTTGTTATAGTTTTCCAATGACTAAACTCATGGTAGGTTTAAGGTTTGGCAGTCTTAAATTGAGATTGTTTTGTCATGCAGCATAACTAAAAGTAATGGGCAGTTCCATTACCAACCCAGCTTTCCTACAAATATGGCGTTTGGCCTAGAAAACATCAGATGATACATGTCCACTATGTTGCAGGGTTTCTGGATTGTTTTTACTTGAGTCTGGAACGACGGGAATGGAAGCATACGAGTTACTGTTGGCCCAGCATACGACAGGAATGGAAGCAACAACAGGAATGGAAGCAAGAAGGCATAGAGAGGCAGAGGATGTACCTAGAATCAGCAATGCCAGAAGCCAAGTCATGGCCATCACCAGTTTTATCAGCTGAGCCTCCCAATATCTTCCTCGCAACCTGCCTGGTAGCtgaggacccaccttttgagagtGGCGTTGGCGACCTTGCACGCTACATCGAAGTGCATAGTCTGTAAGGCAACCTTAGTTGGTGGCAACAACAAATGTATTGAGTGTTCGAAAGCATGGGTTACCTTATCCTTGCTGTAGTTTTTGGTGCTCTGTGGTGTCTGAAAAGAGGTACCTCCAGTTGGGACAGAGTCTGCTGATGTAGACTTGGATGCAGCCCGCGCAGACGAAATTGATGAAGGTTGGGATCCACTGGGTGAAATTGGAACCTGACCTCCATCACCAATCTCGGCGACAACTGTGTTAACCTGGAAACACACATTGCCTAAAGCAATGGTGCTGTCTGTGAAGCTTACGTTGAATGTGTACACCTTTTCCGTCAGCCTAGTTATTTCATCAGGAATAAATCCGGCTAGATTATCTGCGATCAAGATGTCAAGTGGTTTCTTAACAATGTGCTGTGCCATACGTCCAAATAGTATGAAATCAGTCTCGCCTGTCTCATCTCCTGCTGTGATGAGCAACCTGTACCTGCGCATAAAGTAGCAGTCACAGATGTATGATTAAGGATTCAGCAGGCATAGATGTACCAGACCAAGAAACATCACATACCTTGGATTAGGCGGACCAACATGGCCACAACCAGAGTCCGAGCATTTATAGGCATCACCATGAGGCTTTGTTTTCTTGAGGCACTTTCTACAAGACTCGTACCACCATAGTTGATCAATCTTAAGAACGGTAACTGTTATCAACCACTCAACTTTCTAAAAAAACAGTTAAATGAGGCAGTACAGGGGTTAGCATTGTTCTCTTAGGCACATAAGAAGAGTGTATAAAAAGATGTAGTCGATTAGCATGAAAGGAACCACCTCATGCTTGAATGGATGCATGTGTTTGATTTCAGATACTTTCTTATGCTCAGCGGTAGAAATCCTCGTCACACGCTGCGTCGAACCAGCAACAGCCATAATTGGGCTCCTTTTATGTTGCAAGCTAAAAAAGTAGACAAGCGAACTAGACATATAAAGGGTAGACCTATATTTTTTGGCGTTCAAGGGAAGCGGGCGACGTGTTTATGGTACCTGGCTGCAAGGCTTGTTGCTTCTGGTACCTGCGGATTCACGTACCATTTGCAAGACGATCCACATGTCAGCGAAGTGGTACCTGAAAGGTTTGAAACCTTGGGTAAACATAGAGTCTTAATAGAAGTGTAAATAGCAAGGTTAGACAAACATACCAGCATAGGATCTAGCAAGAGTACCAACAAAGATAATAATCTGGAGTGAGTCCTGGCCGGCAATACTAATCTGATCCGCCGGGAAGGAGGTTGCCTGCTCACCCCACAGCACAACCTCAAGGGGAGTACAGCTACAAACACGATTAAAACGAGTCACAAGTATAACCTCATGGGTAAAACAACTTGCTGCAGAGGTAAGTAACTAACCTCTCATTTTGTATAGTGACAGATCTCTTTGCTGTTTGAGTCTGGCGCATCTTTGTACGAATGGTTGCGACATCCGAGATCATGGTGACCGCGCCAATGACATCTATTTTACATAACAATATAGAGTGACAAGAGAGCATTTGGTTGAACTGTGTAAAACGCAGGATGTATTCATGCTATGTACCTATGAAATACTCCCTAATGTCCACAAGGGTTGTAAGCTGGTCAAAGGGAGTGAGGGAGTAAACAAGCTCTGGAAAAGCCGGTGGCACTTCAATAAGCTCCTCGACTGTCGTCCATTTTGTGAAACCGATCATGATATCGTTGTCAACAAGCTTGTACATCCTATTTGCTTTCTTGATCTGAACGTAGGAGACGTTGTAGACATTGCCCTCCTTTATCATGGGCTTGAAAACGGCAGCAAGTGGAGGGTATATTTGAGCATGAGCACTGCCACCCTGCAGAAAATAAAAGAAATGCCTCCGTCACTATACAATTTTGGCATAATTTTCAGTGATATTATGTGTTTCAATATTATAAGTGAGGTAACCATTATATCTGAGAGGGACTGAAGCCAGATTGATTATCGTAATAAGAAGCTAACTGGAGGGAGTATCATTTATTTAGAATGTGGTTACATATTTATTGGACCATGTTAACATTTTCAAGAAGAAGTTGCTGCCATATTCCGAGTAGCATACAAGGACAAGTCTGGAATAATTTTGTGGGATGAAGTTAATGCACCAGAACCAATAAGTCTGTGGGAATGCTGCCTTAATTCAAATCTAGATCAATGTCCATGTATTAATAAGATTGCGTACCTCCTCATCGATGAGGACCATATCAGCGTGGAGGAGCTTCGACTCATCTTGAGGATCATAAAATTCCCACATACGGGAGACACGGACACACAACCGGTCACTGCAATTCCCAATCATAAGGCTACCAATCAGAACCTCTGCCATCTGCAAAGTAAAGGCAAAAGAGGGACAAGAACATTTGTCCAGTGAGTATGTGTTGAGAGTAAGAGATGAAGTAAGCATGTTGAATGTCAGAACAAACACCTTAGTACAAAAGAGGTACGATCGATGAGTGGTGCGCGCATAGAAAATTTCAAAACCAAAAAATGGAAGGGGCAGCAGTATGGTACATAAATGTATCTACAATATGCACATCTGTACACAAATGAGATCTAGAATAGGTGAGCTGCGCTACGACGATGCTGCTAGCGCAGCATCTAAGACCTCGTGGTAAACAACATTTCGAGTACAGGAGCCACAGGAACCATCATCGTTTCCGATCACAATTCTAAGCCCCTCCCTGGATGTCGCACGCGAAACAGCAACATAGAGTTGGCCATGTGTAAATACTGGTTTCTTTAGGTAGAGGCCAATAATGGAAAGTGTTTGTCCTTGGCTTTTATTTATTGTCATGGCATAGCAGATGCGTAATGAGAACTGGGTCCTCTGCAAAGTGAAAGGCCATTTTACGTTCGTTGTGTTCAGCGCAATCCGTGGAATGAATACCTCATCGCCAATCCTGGATCCTGTGAGTATTATGCATCGCAGAACACGCTGACCTAGCTGGGAAATAAGCAGCCTTGTCCCATTACAAAGGCCCATAGTTTGGTTTAGATTGCGAAGCAGCATCACCATCGCACCCTCTTTAAGCACAAGTTTGTGGCAAGGAAAATTGGGTGCATTTATGGAATTGAGGAATTCAGTTGGGTAAAGCACATCAAAATCTGGAATGTGTTCTGCTGATTTTGAAATTGTGTCACAGCTAATGCACTCGACGCCACTGCCAGGTACCATTGAAACAATACGCTCGTTGATGTCATCAACAGTTGAATTATTAGGACAAATGATAGCCTGCACAGCTAGGTAATCATAGTTTCGATGATTCGCAATAAAATTCGGGTACACTTCAGTTATAAGTGCTAGGATCTTGTCACCGTCATCATGAATCAATAGATCGGGAGGGATCGTGATCCATGAAGGCTCGGCCTCGTCGTCCATCTTCTCAACAGGAACAGTTCCATCTCCGATGGACAGAACCCATTTGCTAAATTCAGCAAGAGCATCACGCTTTTCCGACGGTAGGCATGGGTTGGCAAGACGCATGTTCGTATGTAGGCTCAAGAAGCTGACATGGCGCCAAAGCCTAGAGTTGGTAATGCAAGCATTAACAATCGCAGATCGTGAACCCTTACGAACAACTGGCAGAATCTGACGAAAATCGCCGCCCAAGACAACGACTTTGCCACCAAACGGGATAATCGCGTTCGCAGGTTCGTCCTCTGAGAGGATATCGTGCATGGTTCTATCTAAGGCCTCAAAGCAATGTCGATGCGTCATTGGCGCTTCGTCCCATACAATCAATGAGGATACCTGTATCAGTTCAGCAAGCATTGTCCCTCGCCTAATAGTACACATGGTTGTTTCGTTCATGTCGAAAGGTATCTTGAAACGTGAATGTGTGGTTCGTCCTTTAGGCATTAGCAAAGAAGCAACACCTGAGGAAGCAACAGCAAGTACTATCTTTCCTTTCGATCTGATGTTCGCAATCAGAGTATTCCATAGGAAGGTTTTCCTTGTGCCACCATGGCCAGAGACAAAGAAAAATCCGGGTAAGGAAGATAGAACTCTACCGATAATGGTATCATAGACATGTCTCTGATCGGTATTTAGTTGGGACAGAAGAGATTGGCCTTGCATGGACAACACCAACGGTTCAACATCAAGTTCATCGTTAAGCAGCCTATTTTCGTACATGGGATCATTTCGTGCAGACAATTTGGGCAAGTTGAAGTCTTCAATATTCCCTCCGCTATTAGAAAATAGTTGTGTCAGCTTCTTTATCAGCAGCGGCATAAGTTGTTCCGGTGGCACAACGTAGCGTGGATTGGCCATTGCGTGGGTGAGTGAGCGGTGAATGTCATCCGTGAAATAGAGCCAGTACTTATCAAATAAAGCACGAACATTGCCAACCGAGCAATGGAGGGCAACTGTTACAAAGAGTTGGCGTAGCTGGTGCAATGAGGCAGAGACGATGGCCTCATCAAAGAGAAGGCTCCATTCGTTATCGCTCTCAAGAAGGCCCCTCGCCTCACATGCCTCGCGAAAGGTAGCATATATTGTGCCACTAAATGTCCTTAGATCAACATAACTCGTTGCACCTTTAACTATCATCAATAGCATGCGCAAGTAGTACAGTTCACCGGCCGTTGGATGAACGTAGTACATCCGTCCAATTTTGTGACAAGGGGTTCTTTTTCGCCACAGTCGATCCGAAGAGTACCGGGACCACTCAGTAGGGAAATCACAGTATGTTAGGTGTCGGTATCCAGGATTTCTTGCATTGGTGTTAAACCACTCAGTTAGCATGGAACTTTTTGCTGCGGGGGACTTTAGGAGAGACGTTAGGGTAGCACCTAGTTCATACCAACATAGTTATTGTTGGGCAAATGGACAACAAGACGTTCAACCGCAGGTATTCTAAAATGAATGTCGAACTCCAAAATACGCTAGATGGCCTCACATATGGATAGGTATCTTGCATCGATATACTCTTGAATTTCATTACGAGGAGCTACCTGAGGTTCAGGTGATGCGTTGGCTGTCTTTGCCGTCACCTCAAAATATATCTTCGCTCGATCACTTCCTTTAGTAACGTACTTAAACAAGTATTTAATCATGTTTGATTTGTTACACCACTCAACGTTGATATGTGCACAATATTTTTTGAGCAATGACATGTTATAAGGAAAAACGCTCCTGTTATCTAGCTTAACCCCATTCTTAACAATGTATCTATCATCATCGCGTCTCTTATAGATCATGAATCCAAAATCATCAACGATAGTCTCAGCCTGGAAGGACTTAGGGTAGTTTTTTGAGCATTTGTCATTCTTCATACAAGGGCATCTTTTGTTGTGTTGACCGCATGGGCCGTGCATCATGAATTCGTCAACCAACGCATATCCCAATGGGTCAGTCCTGAAATCAGGTACCTCAGCACAAATAAATCCATCAATAGTGGAGGCATCAAAGTCGGAGGAGCGGTTTGCCAGCCAAACAAGGCAATGGATGTGGGGTAGGCCACATTTCTGGAACTCCACAGTATATAGCGCTGCAgaaatgtttgtgtaaacacGAGGTTTTGATATGGAAAGTGATAGGTTGTGGGAAGAACACCTAAAGGGCCACAAACGTCAGCATACCTGCAAGTACAGGGCCAAACGTCTTTCCCTCCCTGATATCATCTACGAACTCATCGACTTTCATGTGGAAGACACGAACAACTACGTCGGAGCGATCGCATGGCTGTTGTCCGGTTTCAAAATGAATGGCATCCGCTATTTCTTTCCACTTAGTGTTGCACGTGAAGGTCACAAACAAGTCAGGAGGGCCAAAGACTCTACATATTGCCATAGCATCTTGGTAGTTCATGACATGATACCTTCTACCACCAGTAAACGACGAAGGAACGACCATCCTGCTTCCAACAGAATCAGCACTAACCAAACCCTTATCAATGGCATCAGACACCCTGCACTGTTTCGTATCGCAAATCTTTCTGGTGGTCAGCTATAAATTGTAATCTAGAGGCTTCGATTGTAGAATACGCATCGACACCAATCTGATCACTGAGCCTACCATAGCAAGTGTACGGGTTTGCATCACGCAACCTATAGTGTGTGTGGTATCTAACAAACTCAAGCATCATCGTGTATCTACGTTTTGTTCGTTCGTTCACGTCATCATCCGCATACCTAATGCCAAGATGGAATCCATGTTCACCATAGGGAAAAAGGAGTGGATATTGCAGAGCCATATAACACGGATGCAAATGTGAAACACGTTTGAGACCATGGTTCTTAGCATGAACAAGGACATCGTATGTGTACTGAGAAGATGAGTAATCACCAATAATTATGGTAGCTATCTCACCGCTCGAAGGCAAATTATATTGGACATCGTGTCTAGTATTGCAGCCCAATAAACGTAACGTTATATCGCTATTGTGTGTGTGTTCTATGCGTTCACGAGCACAACGAAAGGCCTTTACAAGTTTGTTATGCGCATCAAGCATCTCCATCAAGGACTGTGTAACAGCGGAGTCTGGGCAAGCAACACCAGCATCATCGCTCCCAAAAATGTGGAGCCTACTTTGGAGCTCAGCGTCAGGATCATGTATGTAAAGCTGAGCAAACTTGGGCTGTGAACCTGGACGAGGTAGCAACGTTCCAATTCGATGATGAACCACACCGTTAATTCGGAAAACATACAGTGCAGTACCATTGTTTATAGCCTTGTCGACGGCAGCACCCAAGGAGGTGAAAGCGAAAAGTGAGTTGTAATATCGTATCTGGCGCAAAAACCGTTTTGAGCGAGCGTCGCCATCAAACCTCAGAAGAGTTCGCAGAGGTTCAGGTGGTTTTTTGTAAGGCTCCAACCTGATCCGCCCACCCTTACAACAAAGGTTGTAGACAATCCTCCGCTGAGTTACAGCAGAAGCACTCTTGACACGCTCCTGGAACCAAAAGAAGGCGCCGCAAAAAGGGCATTCGTGTGTCGGCCCACCATAATAAGAAAGGAATGGATTGTTGTCTGAAGGAACACAAAACAACAATGGATCAGCAAAACACAACAGAGGTAAGACACGTGCATGTGGAGACTGTAGCGCCTAGCAGGGGACCTTTCAAGCGAGCAATGTAGGAGTCCTTTAGAGGAACAGCAGGAGCAGGTAGAGTCGAGCATGGAGCCTGTGTTGTACAAGCTCGTGTCCGCCTTCTCACTTCAATTCGACGGTGTCTATTGGAGGTGGAAGCCTCTCTAGGGAAATGCAACAACGATCTAGGATCTATGTTTTACCAGGTCACAACGAAGAGGAGAGCATAAGAATGAGCGTGTGATGCATCATAATCCCAATAGATGTACATGATACGTACGAGGTCTTAGTAGAAACGTCGGCCAAATAGGGATGCATTGTTGGTTAAGCAAGGATGTCTGAGCGGTCATGTCCGATGGAGAAAATACAAGTATGTCTGTGGCAACCATTGGTTAAGAAACAAGGTCATCATCTTGCAAACAGATTGAGCAACGAGCAGGGGACCCAGAAACAGCGCAAGTCAGTAAATAGAAACGAAAAAGTGGCCAAAGGAACAAACCAGAGGTGGTAGGTCTCCTTTTCCTCTCATTTCCAGGAGAGCGACCAGTACTCTGACATGGCCCATGGTCCATTGGTCAGCAGTTTATAGAATCGCAAATGGAGTGTCTAGGTATGGGACAAGAGCACAGGTATCACATTGGAATCAGTTCTGAATACCACCAGAGGTAACAGCAAGTAGGGAGGTAAAGCCAAGATGGCCAAAAAGGAGAAGCATACAGGATAAATCAGAGTATGGATGTATGAAGCAAGTGCAAACATAACAAGTAAACCATAACAATTAACCAAAGTACAGGAAATAAAATAGATCACGCAGAACCTGCGACATACCTAATACACAGTGTATTCGGTGGAGCGAGCACGTGGGCAGAAGGGGAAGCACGTTGCAAATTCCTGAAGCAACAATTGTAAATAATAAGAACAAGTAAATACATAAACAATAAGAACACATACATGTAAAAAAAGAAAACACGGATAGAACCAACAAAAGGAGGGCAAAAAAGAGGCAAGGCACAATTATACAGTAGCAAAAGCCTACATTCAGCTGACGTCGACATCAAAAGCAAATATTCCCAAACCGTAGGTAAGCAAAGGAAGTTAAACTAAGGCAGCACCAGTATGTGGTAAGGGTCTATGAGAGGAAGCAAAGGACACAAAATCAATCTCAGAATATATAAACGAAGAAGAACCAAATATAGACacaaccaggaaaagaagagcagTAAAGAGGTGAAGGGCATATGCAGAAAAACATTTTGACAAAAGGGTCCCACCAACATCATCGGGGCTGTAGCAAGGCAGGTGTTCCATAGCACAAAGAACCGCAACTATAAATAAGAGAGATAACTAAGTTCCGAGCACACAGCCCGAACGTCTGTAAGCATAAATAAAGAGCTCTAGGGAGCTAAGAAGTCCCAACCACAATTAAGCATGAAATTTATTTTTCTCACCCAACTAAACTGTATGCGAGGATCAGACTGCAGGGAATCTCTAAATATATTTTGTGCTAATGCTTATTGTGTAACCATAATTCAAACCATTGACTCAACCTGTTTTTGTTTCACCTTGGAGAAGACCCACCATCCGAAGCCAATGTTGTTTGTAGCCTAAGAAATAATAGATTGGCCACCAAATTTATATGTGAACCCTTTTACTCTTTGCAGAAACCCCTTACACGCAATAGCTAGATGTTTGCGGTCAACGCACAGGTAGATGCATATCCTAATAAGCTAAACTTTCAGAACTTTGAATAGAGTAACCTGCAGGGGTCAACAACACACGAAAACCGACTCCCAAAAAGCCACACGTGGGAACCGAGGTAACGCTGCCTCAGAGCTAAGACTACACAATTACAAAAGAAACACAACACCATGGCACTAACACGACAGAAGCACATGATCAAAGAGCGAGCATAGTAGCAAGAGGGAAAACC
It encodes:
- the LOC118473436 gene encoding uncharacterized protein yields the protein MVLIDEEGGSAHAQIYPPLAAVFKPMIKEGNVYNVSYVQIKKANRMYKLVDNDIMIGFTKWTTVEELIEVPP